One Esox lucius isolate fEsoLuc1 chromosome 1, fEsoLuc1.pri, whole genome shotgun sequence genomic region harbors:
- the bace2 gene encoding beta-secretase 2 isoform X1 produces the protein MAYHGSSIPLSAFVFMICLGTAKSLYTIPLRIYPGKFNSSLDLDLTPLKTFQDSTNGLSLASDPAGIVNFLNMVNNLQGDSGRGYYMEMTLGTPGQKLNILVDTGSSNFAVAAAAHPFITHFFNTALSSTYESTGRAVAVRYTQGNWEGELGTDHVLIPSIPGTLTINIAAILSSEGFFLPGVNWQGILGLAYPLLARPDSSVEPFFNSVVRQTGIPDVFSLQMCGAGLSASTTADPAGGSLVMGGVEPTLYSGSMWYTPIKEEWYYQVEVLKLEVGDQNLNLDCKEYNMDKAIVDSGTTLLRLPVNVFNSVVEAISRTSLIQDFSSGFWGGTKLACWLKGETPWRFFPKLSIYLRATNTSQSFKITILPQLYIQPITDVEGTLDCFRFGISSSANGLVIGATVMEGFYVVFDRAEKRVGFAVSKCAVNGGIAVSEISGPFSSADVASDCAAGGLLKEPLLWVISYALMAVCAVVLLILLLLLVLPCRRRNRSGEITDESSLVRHRIK, from the exons ATGGCTTACCATGGCAGTTCTATTCCCCTTAGTGCATTCGTTTTTATGATCTGTTTAGGTACTGCGAAATCCCTCTATACAATTCCACTTAGAATATATCCAGGAAAGTTTAATTCTTCTTTGGATTTGGATTTAACTCCtctgaaaacatttcaagaCTCTACGAATGGACTGTCCTTGGCGTCAGATCCAGCTGGAATAGTGAACTTTTTAAACATGGTCAATAACTTACAAGGCGATTCTGGCAGAGGCTACTACATGGAGATGACACTGGGTACCCCAGGTCAGAAG CTGAATATCCTGGTTGATACAGGAAGCAGTAACTTTGCAGTGGCTGCAGCAGCACATCCCTTCATTACACACTTTTTCAACACAGCACT TTCCAGCACATACGAGTCAACTGGCAGGGCTGTGGCTGTCCGGTACACCCAGGGCAACTGGGAGGGCGAGCTGGGCACCGACCATGTCCTCATTCCCAGCATCCCCGGCACCCTCACCATCAACATCGCTGCCATCCTCTCCTCTGAAGGATTCTTTCTACCTGGTGTCAACTGGCAGGGCATCCTGGGCCTGGCTTACCCTCTGCTTGCTCGG CCCGACTCCTCAGTGGAGCCCTTCTTTAACTCAGTGGTGCGACAGACGGGCATCCCAGATGTGTTCTCTCTCCAGATGTGTGGAGCTGGGTTGTCAGCCAGCACCACTGCAGACCCCGCGGGGGGGAGTCTT GTCATGGGAGGGGTTGAACCAACATTGTATTCAGGTTCCATGTGGTACACCCCTATAAAGGAAGAGTGGTACTATCAGGTGGAAGTTTTGAAGCTGGAGGTTGGGGACCAGAACCTTAACTTGGACTGCAAAGAG TACAACATGGATAAAGCCATAGTAGACAGCGGAACCACTCTGCTTCGGCTGCCTGTGAATGTCTTCAATTCTGTAGTGGAGGCCATCTCAAGAACATCTCTG ATCCAGGACTTCTCCTCTGGGTTCTGGGGTGGCACTAAACTGGCCTGCTGGTTGAAAGGAGAGACACCGTGGAGGTTCTTTCCAAAACTTTCCATCTACCTAAGAGCCACTAACACCAGCCAATCCTTCAAAATCACCATCCTTCCTCAG CTGTATATCCAGCCAATCACAGACGTGGAAGGCACGCTGGACTGCTTCCGCTTTGGCATCTCTTCATCAGCCAATGGCCTCGTGATAGGAGCCACTGTCATGGAGGGCTTCTATGTGGTCTTTGACCGGGCAGAAAAGAGAGTGGGCTTTGCTGTCAGCAAATGTGCAG TGAATGGGGGGATAGCTGTGTCGGAGATCTCGGGGCCCTTTTCATCTGCAGACGTGGCGTCTGACTGTGCTGCCGGAGGGCTGCTGAAGGAGCCCCTTCTTTGGGTCATCTCCTACGCCCTGATGGCCGTCTGTGCTGTGGTGCTCCTcatcctgctcctcctcctcgtcctgcCTTGCCGTCGTCGAAACCGGTCTGGCGAGATCACTGATGAATCCTCACTGGTTCGTCACCGCATCAAGTGA
- the bace2 gene encoding beta-secretase 2 isoform X2 — translation MSQSLRCLDPADGKHPHNMMLPPPYFMLNILVDTGSSNFAVAAAAHPFITHFFNTALSSTYESTGRAVAVRYTQGNWEGELGTDHVLIPSIPGTLTINIAAILSSEGFFLPGVNWQGILGLAYPLLARPDSSVEPFFNSVVRQTGIPDVFSLQMCGAGLSASTTADPAGGSLVMGGVEPTLYSGSMWYTPIKEEWYYQVEVLKLEVGDQNLNLDCKEYNMDKAIVDSGTTLLRLPVNVFNSVVEAISRTSLIQDFSSGFWGGTKLACWLKGETPWRFFPKLSIYLRATNTSQSFKITILPQLYIQPITDVEGTLDCFRFGISSSANGLVIGATVMEGFYVVFDRAEKRVGFAVSKCAVNGGIAVSEISGPFSSADVASDCAAGGLLKEPLLWVISYALMAVCAVVLLILLLLLVLPCRRRNRSGEITDESSLVRHRIK, via the exons ATGTCGCAGAG TTTAAGATGCCTAGATCCTGCTGATGGGAAGCATCCTCACAacatgatgcttccacctccatacttcatG CTGAATATCCTGGTTGATACAGGAAGCAGTAACTTTGCAGTGGCTGCAGCAGCACATCCCTTCATTACACACTTTTTCAACACAGCACT TTCCAGCACATACGAGTCAACTGGCAGGGCTGTGGCTGTCCGGTACACCCAGGGCAACTGGGAGGGCGAGCTGGGCACCGACCATGTCCTCATTCCCAGCATCCCCGGCACCCTCACCATCAACATCGCTGCCATCCTCTCCTCTGAAGGATTCTTTCTACCTGGTGTCAACTGGCAGGGCATCCTGGGCCTGGCTTACCCTCTGCTTGCTCGG CCCGACTCCTCAGTGGAGCCCTTCTTTAACTCAGTGGTGCGACAGACGGGCATCCCAGATGTGTTCTCTCTCCAGATGTGTGGAGCTGGGTTGTCAGCCAGCACCACTGCAGACCCCGCGGGGGGGAGTCTT GTCATGGGAGGGGTTGAACCAACATTGTATTCAGGTTCCATGTGGTACACCCCTATAAAGGAAGAGTGGTACTATCAGGTGGAAGTTTTGAAGCTGGAGGTTGGGGACCAGAACCTTAACTTGGACTGCAAAGAG TACAACATGGATAAAGCCATAGTAGACAGCGGAACCACTCTGCTTCGGCTGCCTGTGAATGTCTTCAATTCTGTAGTGGAGGCCATCTCAAGAACATCTCTG ATCCAGGACTTCTCCTCTGGGTTCTGGGGTGGCACTAAACTGGCCTGCTGGTTGAAAGGAGAGACACCGTGGAGGTTCTTTCCAAAACTTTCCATCTACCTAAGAGCCACTAACACCAGCCAATCCTTCAAAATCACCATCCTTCCTCAG CTGTATATCCAGCCAATCACAGACGTGGAAGGCACGCTGGACTGCTTCCGCTTTGGCATCTCTTCATCAGCCAATGGCCTCGTGATAGGAGCCACTGTCATGGAGGGCTTCTATGTGGTCTTTGACCGGGCAGAAAAGAGAGTGGGCTTTGCTGTCAGCAAATGTGCAG TGAATGGGGGGATAGCTGTGTCGGAGATCTCGGGGCCCTTTTCATCTGCAGACGTGGCGTCTGACTGTGCTGCCGGAGGGCTGCTGAAGGAGCCCCTTCTTTGGGTCATCTCCTACGCCCTGATGGCCGTCTGTGCTGTGGTGCTCCTcatcctgctcctcctcctcgtcctgcCTTGCCGTCGTCGAAACCGGTCTGGCGAGATCACTGATGAATCCTCACTGGTTCGTCACCGCATCAAGTGA